One Vibrio rumoiensis genomic window, GTCACTAACTTCAATAATGCCCCTATCGCAAAATCTTTTTGCACCACTTTTAGGATCATCGGAATAAGATTGGTTTCAATCGATATATTCGGCTCTAGACCATGCTGAATACATAATTTGTCCACCATTTCCCGATGAAAATAGCCCTTTTTAAACATGATCAATTCTTGAGAAAAGAACTCATGAATAGAGATCGTTTGTTGCGCGGCAAAGTCATGTTGTGGGCTTACAACGGCCAACATTTCATCTTCAATTAAGGGCTCTATTTCTAATGAATCGGGGACGCTTTCATTGAGTATCACACCAAGATCTAGCTCGCCATCGATCAGCATTTTTCGAATGGATTGAGTGCCTGCGTCAATAATGGTCAGCTTCAAACCAGGGTATTGTTGCTTAAATGCCATCAAAATATCAGGAAAAAAATACGAGCCCATCATACTTGGCACGCCCAGTCTTACTTCGCCTTTAACTAGCCCTTTCAATTCTTGCATTTCCAGTTCAGCGTCTTGGAGTTTTTGCAATATCTGTTTCGCATGGTTGTACAAGCGCGTGCCTTCATCGGTTAACTGTACGCCTTTTTCGTGACGGTGTAACAGCGTTAAACCAATCGATGACTCCAATTTTTTCATTGCCACACTCAAGGCTGACTGGGCAACATGCAGCGCCTCTGAGGCTCGGCTAAAGCTTTTCAACTTTACGATGGTAACGAAATAATGTAAGGCTTTGGTATTCATGGTTTCTCGCATTTTAATCCGATGGTTGGTTTGGTCCGTTGATCTAGTCACTTAGATCAAAAACAGATACCAACTATAAATTTAATATATTTTATATATAACAGGTAAGTTGATAAAATTCTGTTATCGTCCTCACTTGAGCACCGTTTATGTTAAGTAAATCGTTTGAAAATCATCCTATCTCAGATCAAGCTACACCGTGTGAGGCAACTGAGAACGCTGATCCGAAATCACTCAAAAAAGTCACTTTCGGCTTATTCATTGGTTCTTTCATTTCATTTTGTAATCTCTACTTATTCCAACCACTTCTACCGTTAATTGCTCAACATTATCAAGTCAGTGCCGCTCATGTTAACTGGGTACTGGCAGCCGCGACATTAACGCTCGCACTCTCCTTGTTACCTTGGGCTATCTATTCTGAAAAGATCGGCCGTCGCAAAATCATGTTGTTTAGCTTATACGCTTCACCCGTCGTGGGTTTATGTATTCTTCTGTCCGATCAGTTAGGGTTACTTATCGCCTCACGTGCACTGATGGGGATTGCGCTGTCAGGCTACATTTCTGTTGCGGTGGCTTATATGGCCGAAGAATTTAGCCCAAAAGTATTTTTACTCGCGGTGGGTTCTTATATTGGCGCCAATTCATTGGGGGGGATCACTGGCCGAATTTATGGTGGTGTGGTTGGTGAATGGCTCGGTTGGCAAACGGCGGTCATTGGAATGGCCCTATTTAGCCTTGCTATCGCTATTTTAGTCACGCTCTGGGTGCCTGCGCAGAAAAATTTTGTGGCCAAAGAAACGTCGTTATCCAGCCATTTAAAAGATGCGATGCGCCACATACAAACGCCAAGATTGTGGATGGCTATGTTGATTGGCGGGCTAAACTTTGCGCTATTTGTGAATCTCTACACTGTGATGGGCTTCCGTTTAGTGGCTGAACCCTTCTCTCTACCCGTCGGTATGGTATCGCTGATCTTCCTTTGTTATTTAACCGGCACGTTAACCTCAAAACTCAGTGGCCAATGGAGCCTACGCTTCAAACCCACCAGCGGTATTGTTTTGGGTACGCTTGTCAGTCTATTAGGTATGCTTATTGCCCTGATCCCCAATTTATATGCGATGTTTATTGCGCTTATTTTAATCAGTGGCGGCGCTTTCTTCACTCATTCATTGGCGTATGCCTGGGTCAGTTCAAAAGCACAACAAGCTAAAGCAAGCGCAACCGCCTTATACCTCGTTCATTATTACGCTGGTGGCAGTTTAGGAGGGTTTTACTTAATCTATTGCTGGCAACATGGTGGCTGGTTGACTGTCGCCCTTGGTGGCAGCTTGCTCTATATCGCAATTCTCATGCTCACATATAAATTAAATACGCTTGAGGATACCAATGTACGCTCATAATTGATCATGACTGGAACACGGATTATTTGTTATCATCTGCCGCAACTTTTATTCACGAGGCAATGACATGCAATTTACCCTACTTTCTACTGAACTTTACCAGCACTTATATCGTGATATTACAGAATTTCGTTCAACGTTTGATCTCCCTGTTGCCGACTTAACTTCTCTCGACAACAAAGCCGATACTTTGCATACCTCACTTGCTATCGAAGAGCTGACTGAATTAGCAGAAGCCGATTGTAAAACGGAACAGGCCGATGCGATTGTGGATACGGTTTATGTTTTAATGGGTCGTTTGGTCCATCGTGGTGACGAGCAAGTAACCAGCAATGTGGGTATCAGTTACATTATCGAATTATTGCTGCATGTGGCTAAAAACCGTGGCATTGAATTTTTACCATGCTGGGATGAAGTTCATTCAAGCAATATGAGTAAAGTTTGCCGCAACGAACAAGAATTCACTGAAACACAAGCATTCTATGCCAAGCAAGGTGTTGAGCTTGAAGGCGTGAAAAAAGGCGAATACATCATCGCAAAATGCGCAAAAGATGTAGAGATGCAAGGTAAGACCGTACGCAAAGGCAAGGTGCTGAAATCGGTTTACTACCGCCCAACCGATTTAGAAAAATTGACTCAATAATCCAAGTTTAAAAGATAAAAAAAAGCCTGTCTCAGATGAGGCAGGCGTATGTGTTAAATGTATGACTTTTACTAAAAAGTTATCTCTGTTAACACAAGGTAGGACGAGAATGTATCACTCTCATTAATGCCAGTTGTGTGCCAACTTTTGACAACTTCACATAAAAAACTTAACTCATTGTTTTACTAGATTATTTTAGAGTAATCATTTCTTTATTATTCCCGACACCGACCCTAACCCTTTATAGGTAGATTCTCTTGCACACATTTGGCGTGCTTTGCTCTATCAATGAGCATTCAAACCATCAGTACAAAAGGTTAATCAAACAATAAATGGGCTTGTCCTGCATGCTCAATACGCGTGACTTGGGTATTGAATATATCGGTGAGTAATTCCCCCGTTAATAACGACTTGCTTTCGCCCATCGCTTTCAATACACCTTCTTTTAACACGACCACTTTATCGGAATGCCTTAAGGTTCGATTCAAGTCATGATTCGACATAATGATCGTTAGCCCTTTCTTCGCCATCACATCGATCATTTGGTATAGCAAACTTTCTTGGCCGACATCTAGCGGCGCGGCAGGTTCATCAAGTAATAGTAATTTAGCTTGTGGGTTTAACGTGGGCCACACTTGCAAACATACTCCAGCAAGCCTGACTCGTTGCCATTCCCCACCTGATAAATGGTGAATGCTTTTGCCTAGCTTCTCGGTAATACACAGCTGGGTAGTAATCTCATGGACCGCACTTTCTACCACATCACTCGCCATCTCTTTGGCAATGGATAGGGATAAATACTGAAAAACCGACATATTGAATGCTGGTCGATCGGACTGACACAAATAAGCTCGAATTTTAGCTAATGCTTGCAGATCATAGTGAGTAATTGACTCACCGTTTACTCTGACATTACCTTGATGTGAAAGTAAGCCAGACAACACGTCAAGTAAGGTACTTTTACCACTCCCATTAGGGCCAATTACATGAATAATGTCACCCGGCTGTACCTGAAAGCTCATCGGCATAAGGCGCTTGGCGACATGAAGATCATTAATATCAATCATAGCTTCACTCATAGCAGTGGCTCGCTCATAAGGTTTGTTCTACTCACTTAATGTTGGTCATGCCCACGCAGTAGCATCCAAATAAACACTGGCGCGCCGATACTGGTTGTCATCACGCCGAGAGGAAGCTCTGCACTGGTTAACGACACTCTTGCCAATAAGTCGGCTAACACCAAGAGGCTTGCTCCGCATAGCGCTGACATCGGTAATAAATATCGATTTTCGCTACCAAAAACCAAACGAATAAGATGCGGAACCACCAGCCCAATAAAACTGATCACCCCACCAATGGCGACCGAACAGCCGACTAATATTGACACATAGATTATTAATTTCCAACGTAGAGCAAATACATCCAAGCCAAGTTGTTTGGCATGTTGTTCACCGGCCATCAGTAGATCTAAATCACGACCTTTCAAACACAACCAAACGATACAGGGTAACATGATTAAGCCTAGTGAGACCTGAGCCCAAGACACCCCGCCAATACTGCCCATCAACCAATACATTAAAATTCTAAGATTGAAATCATCACTAAAATAAAATGCCCAGGTTACGACTGCGCCAGATAAAATCCCTAATGCCACCCCAATAAGCAGCAATCGCCCAGTGGTTAAACGCATCGCTTTGGCAAGAGAAACGATCAATAAGGTAAATACTAACGAACCGAGTATCGCCACAGCCATAGACCCTAGTGGCGACATTAACATGGGGAAGAAGAACAACGCGATCACCATTGCCAGGCTTGCACCACCTGAAATGCCAATGATTCCGGGCTCGGCTAGAGGGTTACCCAGTAATACCTGTAACGTTGCACCCGCTACCGCTAAGGAAGCACCTAATAAAATCGCCGCCATTAGTCGAGGCAAACGAAGATTCACCAACACTTGTTGTTGTAAATCTGACATAGGATGAAAAAAAGACAGGGATAGATCACCAACCGATAAATAAATAGCACTCACGCAGGCTAAAAAGATAGTGATTAAAATAAATGGCAGTTTCCAACGCTGGTGTTTGATGTGAATTAACTGATTGAATCGCATATGATCATAGTCACTTGGGTATAAATAGCAGTATTTGCGATACCATAACCAGTTACACACCAATTGAAAAGTAAAGTCAGGATATATTTATCATTAACGAATTCTTTCCACTAACAAGGCTGCTCTCTGACCAACATCGACCTTGTCGTTAGCAAACACTAAAGCGTGCCCACCAGACTCACAGATCATTGGAGCACCGCCTTGTATTCCGTACACTTGGTTTAAGTACAGTGGTTCAAAATTAATTAACGCCTGTCTCGCGGTAAAAGCTAAATCTGAGTGTTGTTTACGTATCTCATCCACCACATCATAAACGGCAATATCTTGATTCATGCAATTCACATCATCGACTTTTTCATTTCGATTAAGCAATAAATGCATACCCGATAAAAACGAGGTAAATACCGAAAGATCATTTTCTCCCAATGCTCTTAGCTGCCCGAGCTCTATCGTTAAGCTCTTAGCTTGAAAATATTCACCGGTATACCAACTAAACGCATAACTTGGATGGTGACATAGTAAAACAGCTTGAACATCAGCGTGCTGGGCAAAATATTTTAATTCTTGGTCAGTGTCGTCAGATTGGTGTCTAGTGGCTGGGCGGATAGCAAAAACTGGGTATTGTGAAGGGCGAGATGAGCAATGAAGGTCGAGATGCCAGCGTTTCTTCCCAGAAGATCGTTCAAAAAACAATTCAACCACATCTTTTATCTTTGCAGCAATTTCGCCTTCAATGCCTCGTATCTGCATAGTAGACATTTCAAAAAGCTGATTGAGGTTCTGTTCTATAAAGCGCTGTTTTTTGATCGTGGCATCAGGGTGAGCAAATATAAACAAACACGGATGACTAATAGTTACCTCACCAGATAGCACTTGGGTGACCAGTTTATCAGCCAGTTCAATCGGGCCAGTTTCATCACCATGAATTCCCACCGATATAACCGTGGCACTGTCCCCTTTGTATTTGGCAGGAGTAATGCTCAACATGCCACGATGGTAAAACCGTAACACTAAGCCATTATCCACCGTTAAGGTTTGTTGCGGCCACGATAAATGGTGCAAAGTGGTATAAATAAACCCTTTCGTCACGAGATCGTGAATTAAAGGGTTATCTTTTTGATTATGCTGGTGCTCCATAACCACCTCCGCAAAGCCTACTCTTTAAAGTCTAGACTAAGTTGATGGTTTATTCAGCAATTCTAATTAGCTTGTCATTACCCATTAAAAGTTTTAGTTCTGAGGCAATTGGAGCACTTGAGGTAAATATACACACTCTTAATTTATCCGCTTTGGCTCTCTCGATTAACGCAGCCAATTGATGAATATCTTGATACTCCTCCCTATCTGCATCACGACGGCATAAATCAACAAATTCGAATGGACAGTTTGTTGGGTATAAAACCAATTCTGATTCTTGCATTAGTCGCAACGCTTTAATCGAGAGATTCTCTACATCATGATTAAATTGAATCCAATGTAGAACAGAAGTCACTTCCACTTTATCTTGCAAAGTATCTAAATAAAGAGATTCCAATTGTTCCCGTTTAGTGATCGTTGGCATTTTTTCCGAAGAAAAGAAACGTTCCCAAAACTTACGTCTTTCATCTACCGTGGCTAATGATTCTTTAATACTATTACGCTTAGATGCGCCAAAATCGGCCAATAATGATAAATTTTGCGGCAGTATCGATTCTAATTTTTCACGCAGATAACGGATTAATACCGGTGATGCCCCACCACTCGATACTGCAATTTGAATGCGACCACGGTTGATCATGGAAGGCGTAATAAAATCACAATAAGGTTTGTCATCCACAACATTTACCATGATATTTTTCCGTTTCGCATCATGATGAACTTGATGATTCAAATCAGGATTATCGGTTGTGGCCCACACTTGAATGTAGTCATGCAACATTTCAGATTGATAGAATGCTTTCACCCAAAGTAGCGACTGTTGCTCTGATAATGAAAGCAAGTGAGGATGAATATTCGGCGATACAACCGTGACATTTGCCCCTGCTCTGAGAAGCATGTCGACTTTTCTGCAAGCCACTTCTCCGCCACCCACAACGAGTACCGCTTTATTATTTAGATCGAGGAAAATCGGGAAATAGCGCATTTAATTCCTTTTTGTGATGGATAACTCATGATTGATACTACCAAATTTGTGCATATAGGAAACATCAGATCCTTATCACAAACAATTTTACTTTGAATTTACTACCCATACATCACTTTAACTCTAAATATTAACCTAATTTTATTTCTTTTATATCGCCCTAATCGTTTTATTTAGAACAAAAGATTAAATGTGACATTGTGGTGCGACTTTGCACTATTTACATTGTCATGACATTTATTCATTCTAAATTTAACGAAAGATTTGTGATGCAACTCAACCACATAATGGATGTAGTGGTTTGTGTATTTCAAATTCTTTCCTACTCTTTAAGAGTAAAAGATACAAAACCTAAACTAAATAAAGGGCGTATCTAGCAAGTATTTTAATTACAACAACATTAGTTTTAATCAATCACAGACAAATTCGTTTTCAGTTCAACCTGATTTCAATGGACGTATACAGGAAGGATACACATGCAAAAATCAATTAAACTTCTCGCTTCAGCTGTCGCAGTTTCTGCCGCAATGCTGGCCAACTCGGCTTTCGCCGGTACACTTCAAGATGTACAAAAAGCGAATGAACTAAAATGTGGTGTTAGTACGGGCCTTGCAGGCTTTTCTAACCCAAACTCTAAAGGCCAATGGGAAGGTCTTGATGTCGAATATTGTCAAGCGGTTGCTGCTGCCGTATTAGGTGATAAATCGAAAGTAAAATATGTGCCACTCAACGCAAAAGAACGCTTCACTGCACTTCAATCTGGCGAAGTTGATGTTCTATCTCGAAATACCACTTGGACGCTACAACGCGATGGTTCTCTTGGCCTTAACTTCGTAGGCACAACCTATTACGATGGCCAAGGTTTCATGGTGAAAAAAGACTTAGGCGTGAAAAGTGCGACGGAACTTGATGGCGCTTCTGTCTGTGTGCAAGCCGGTACCACAACTGAGCTAAACCTTGCTGACTATTTCCGTTTGAAAGGCATGTCATACAAACCTGTGGTATTTGACACCATGGACCAAACAGCGAAAGGCTTTGATTCAGGTCGCTGTGATGTCCTAACTTCTGACCAATCTCAACTTTACGGACTACGTTTAAATCTTAAAGATCCAAGCTCAGCGGTCGTTTTACCTGAAATCATTTCAAAAGAGCCTCTAGGGCCTGTGGTTCGCCAAGGTGATGATCAATGGTTTAACATTACTAAGTGGACATTATTTGCCATGATTAATGCTGAAGAATACGGCATTACTCAGAAAAATGTCGATGAAATGAAAAAATCGAACGATCCAAACGTTAAACGTATTTTAGGTCTTGATGGCCCTAAAGGCGAAGGCTTAGGTCTTAAAGACGATTGGGCTTACCAGATTGTGAAACAAGTCGGTAACTATGGTGAAATGTTTGAGCGCACTGTCGGTCAAGGTTCTCCATTAAAAGTTGACCGTGGCGTGAATAAACTTTGGAACGCTGGTGGCTTCCAATACGCACCACCAATCCGTTAATACAAATAACTTCATAACAAACTGAACTAGGGTGGTTTCGGCTGCCCTTTTTTTTAAATGATTTTGAGGTTACGTAGTATGAAACCCAATGAATCTGAGAAAGCCGTCAATCAGTCAGAATCTGGTAGCTCCCTTTCTCGTCTAATCTATAACCCAAGAGTCCGCTCTATCGTTTTCCAGCTGATTACAGTGGCTGCTCTGGGGTACTTTTTCTACATC contains:
- a CDS encoding nucleoside triphosphate pyrophosphohydrolase family protein encodes the protein MQFTLLSTELYQHLYRDITEFRSTFDLPVADLTSLDNKADTLHTSLAIEELTELAEADCKTEQADAIVDTVYVLMGRLVHRGDEQVTSNVGISYIIELLLHVAKNRGIEFLPCWDEVHSSNMSKVCRNEQEFTETQAFYAKQGVELEGVKKGEYIIAKCAKDVEMQGKTVRKGKVLKSVYYRPTDLEKLTQ
- a CDS encoding siroheme synthase; this translates as MRYFPIFLDLNNKAVLVVGGGEVACRKVDMLLRAGANVTVVSPNIHPHLLSLSEQQSLLWVKAFYQSEMLHDYIQVWATTDNPDLNHQVHHDAKRKNIMVNVVDDKPYCDFITPSMINRGRIQIAVSSGGASPVLIRYLREKLESILPQNLSLLADFGASKRNSIKESLATVDERRKFWERFFSSEKMPTITKREQLESLYLDTLQDKVEVTSVLHWIQFNHDVENLSIKALRLMQESELVLYPTNCPFEFVDLCRRDADREEYQDIHQLAALIERAKADKLRVCIFTSSAPIASELKLLMGNDKLIRIAE
- the btuC gene encoding vitamin B12 ABC transporter permease BtuC, giving the protein MRFNQLIHIKHQRWKLPFILITIFLACVSAIYLSVGDLSLSFFHPMSDLQQQVLVNLRLPRLMAAILLGASLAVAGATLQVLLGNPLAEPGIIGISGGASLAMVIALFFFPMLMSPLGSMAVAILGSLVFTLLIVSLAKAMRLTTGRLLLIGVALGILSGAVVTWAFYFSDDFNLRILMYWLMGSIGGVSWAQVSLGLIMLPCIVWLCLKGRDLDLLMAGEQHAKQLGLDVFALRWKLIIYVSILVGCSVAIGGVISFIGLVVPHLIRLVFGSENRYLLPMSALCGASLLVLADLLARVSLTSAELPLGVMTTSIGAPVFIWMLLRGHDQH
- a CDS encoding succinylglutamate desuccinylase: MEHQHNQKDNPLIHDLVTKGFIYTTLHHLSWPQQTLTVDNGLVLRFYHRGMLSITPAKYKGDSATVISVGIHGDETGPIELADKLVTQVLSGEVTISHPCLFIFAHPDATIKKQRFIEQNLNQLFEMSTMQIRGIEGEIAAKIKDVVELFFERSSGKKRWHLDLHCSSRPSQYPVFAIRPATRHQSDDTDQELKYFAQHADVQAVLLCHHPSYAFSWYTGEYFQAKSLTIELGQLRALGENDLSVFTSFLSGMHLLLNRNEKVDDVNCMNQDIAVYDVVDEIRKQHSDLAFTARQALINFEPLYLNQVYGIQGGAPMICESGGHALVFANDKVDVGQRAALLVERIR
- a CDS encoding amino acid ABC transporter substrate-binding protein, translating into MQKSIKLLASAVAVSAAMLANSAFAGTLQDVQKANELKCGVSTGLAGFSNPNSKGQWEGLDVEYCQAVAAAVLGDKSKVKYVPLNAKERFTALQSGEVDVLSRNTTWTLQRDGSLGLNFVGTTYYDGQGFMVKKDLGVKSATELDGASVCVQAGTTTELNLADYFRLKGMSYKPVVFDTMDQTAKGFDSGRCDVLTSDQSQLYGLRLNLKDPSSAVVLPEIISKEPLGPVVRQGDDQWFNITKWTLFAMINAEEYGITQKNVDEMKKSNDPNVKRILGLDGPKGEGLGLKDDWAYQIVKQVGNYGEMFERTVGQGSPLKVDRGVNKLWNAGGFQYAPPIR
- the btuD gene encoding vitamin B12 ABC transporter ATP-binding protein BtuD encodes the protein MIDINDLHVAKRLMPMSFQVQPGDIIHVIGPNGSGKSTLLDVLSGLLSHQGNVRVNGESITHYDLQALAKIRAYLCQSDRPAFNMSVFQYLSLSIAKEMASDVVESAVHEITTQLCITEKLGKSIHHLSGGEWQRVRLAGVCLQVWPTLNPQAKLLLLDEPAAPLDVGQESLLYQMIDVMAKKGLTIIMSNHDLNRTLRHSDKVVVLKEGVLKAMGESKSLLTGELLTDIFNTQVTRIEHAGQAHLLFD
- a CDS encoding LysR family transcriptional regulator, producing the protein MNTKALHYFVTIVKLKSFSRASEALHVAQSALSVAMKKLESSIGLTLLHRHEKGVQLTDEGTRLYNHAKQILQKLQDAELEMQELKGLVKGEVRLGVPSMMGSYFFPDILMAFKQQYPGLKLTIIDAGTQSIRKMLIDGELDLGVILNESVPDSLEIEPLIEDEMLAVVSPQHDFAAQQTISIHEFFSQELIMFKKGYFHREMVDKLCIQHGLEPNISIETNLIPMILKVVQKDFAIGALLKLVTEQEKGVIGIPFEQSITLKIGMAWRKAGYLSVADKAFMEFTKQALPALVGRHHLI
- a CDS encoding MFS transporter, giving the protein MLSKSFENHPISDQATPCEATENADPKSLKKVTFGLFIGSFISFCNLYLFQPLLPLIAQHYQVSAAHVNWVLAAATLTLALSLLPWAIYSEKIGRRKIMLFSLYASPVVGLCILLSDQLGLLIASRALMGIALSGYISVAVAYMAEEFSPKVFLLAVGSYIGANSLGGITGRIYGGVVGEWLGWQTAVIGMALFSLAIAILVTLWVPAQKNFVAKETSLSSHLKDAMRHIQTPRLWMAMLIGGLNFALFVNLYTVMGFRLVAEPFSLPVGMVSLIFLCYLTGTLTSKLSGQWSLRFKPTSGIVLGTLVSLLGMLIALIPNLYAMFIALILISGGAFFTHSLAYAWVSSKAQQAKASATALYLVHYYAGGSLGGFYLIYCWQHGGWLTVALGGSLLYIAILMLTYKLNTLEDTNVRS